The Streptomyces sp. Alt3 genome has a segment encoding these proteins:
- a CDS encoding Gfo/Idh/MocA family protein has product MTTHVSSVPPLRIGLVGAGPWARLTHAPALAGHPGAVLGGVWGRRAEAAQTLATAHGTEAYTGEEGLDALLAASDAVAFAVPPDVQAPLAVRAAEAGCHLLLDKPVATTVRGAREAADAAERAGVASVVFCTLRFARGTAGWIDEQVATGGWFTARASWIGALFDPGAPSEFAASPWRREKGGLWDVGPHALSVLVPVLGEVTDVVAARGPADAVHLLLRHTSGASSTVTLALDAPAGAAGTEVEFRGEAGVSALPGGGGDALGAFRAAVDALSDAARTGVAHPCDVRFGLRLTEVLAQAEAELGRS; this is encoded by the coding sequence ATGACCACACACGTCTCCTCCGTCCCACCGCTGCGGATCGGCCTCGTCGGGGCCGGTCCCTGGGCGCGCCTGACCCATGCCCCCGCACTCGCCGGCCACCCCGGTGCGGTGCTCGGCGGCGTGTGGGGCCGCCGCGCCGAGGCGGCGCAGACGCTGGCCACCGCCCACGGCACCGAGGCGTACACCGGAGAGGAGGGCCTCGACGCGCTCCTGGCCGCCAGCGACGCGGTGGCGTTCGCCGTACCGCCGGACGTCCAGGCGCCCCTGGCCGTGCGGGCCGCCGAGGCGGGATGCCATTTGCTGCTGGACAAACCGGTCGCCACCACGGTGCGGGGGGCGCGTGAGGCCGCCGACGCCGCCGAGCGGGCCGGGGTCGCATCCGTGGTCTTCTGCACCCTGCGGTTCGCCCGGGGCACGGCGGGATGGATCGACGAACAGGTTGCCACGGGCGGCTGGTTCACGGCACGGGCGTCGTGGATCGGCGCGCTTTTCGACCCGGGTGCGCCCAGCGAGTTCGCCGCCTCGCCCTGGCGCCGCGAGAAGGGGGGCCTGTGGGACGTGGGCCCGCACGCGCTCTCGGTCCTGGTCCCGGTCCTGGGCGAGGTGACGGACGTGGTCGCGGCCCGTGGTCCCGCCGACGCCGTCCATCTGCTGCTCCGGCACACGTCGGGGGCGTCGAGCACGGTGACGCTGGCCCTGGACGCGCCGGCGGGCGCGGCGGGCACCGAGGTCGAGTTCCGGGGCGAGGCGGGGGTGTCCGCGCTCCCGGGGGGAGGCGGCGACGCGCTCGGTGCGTTCCGGGCCGCGGTGGACGCGCTGTCCGACGCGGCGCGCACGGGGGTGGCGCACCCCTGCGACGTACGGTTCGGGCTGCGGCTCACCGAGGTCCTCGCGCAGGCCGAGGCGGAGCTCGGCCGGTCCTGA
- a CDS encoding arsenate reductase family protein, which translates to MEIWINPACSKCRSAVSLLDAEGADYTVRRYLEDVPAPDEIRAVLDRLGLEPWDITRTQEADAKELGLKDWPKDAGSRERWITALAGHPKLIQRPIITAQDGSAVVARTDEAVRDALGR; encoded by the coding sequence ATGGAGATCTGGATCAATCCCGCATGTTCCAAGTGCCGCAGCGCGGTGAGTCTGCTCGACGCCGAGGGCGCCGACTACACCGTCCGCCGCTACCTGGAGGACGTGCCGGCACCCGACGAGATCCGGGCGGTGCTCGACCGTCTCGGGCTGGAGCCGTGGGACATCACGCGGACCCAGGAGGCGGACGCGAAGGAGCTCGGCCTCAAGGACTGGCCGAAGGACGCCGGATCGCGTGAGCGGTGGATCACGGCGCTGGCCGGACACCCGAAGCTGATCCAGCGGCCGATCATCACCGCGCAGGACGGCTCGGCGGTGGTGGCGCGGACGGACGAGGCGGTCAGGGACGCGCTCGGGCGCTGA
- a CDS encoding HalD/BesD family halogenase, with product MSTLQAITLDQVVDTDRYPLSDPGSTEARAVVARARRELAEVGCTVLPDFIRPELHEVLRQECAALAPHAYFDVETVNVYNIDVDTELPEDHPGRRTFERGNAFVARDRIPGGTLISRLHTHESFQRFVADCFGLPRLYELADPLSGLVLNVVRPGMEHPWHFDTNEYTVSMLTQEAEEGGSFEYCPNIRSAEDERFDDVRSVLDGSGTPQPERLPLRPGDLQLFKGRYSLHRVSPVRGGLARHSAIFAYSERPGVIGSVARTRQLFGRALPEHLAAEGRAVRGDRLLD from the coding sequence ATGAGCACTCTGCAAGCCATCACGCTCGACCAGGTGGTCGACACGGACCGCTACCCCCTGTCGGACCCCGGAAGCACCGAAGCCCGCGCCGTGGTGGCGCGGGCGAGGCGCGAACTGGCGGAGGTCGGCTGCACCGTCCTGCCCGACTTCATCCGGCCCGAGCTCCACGAGGTCCTGCGCCAGGAGTGCGCCGCCCTCGCTCCGCACGCCTACTTCGACGTCGAGACGGTCAACGTCTACAACATCGACGTGGACACGGAGCTGCCCGAGGACCACCCCGGCCGGCGCACCTTCGAGCGCGGCAACGCCTTCGTCGCCCGTGACCGGATCCCCGGCGGCACCCTCATCAGCAGGCTCCACACCCACGAGTCGTTCCAGCGCTTCGTCGCGGACTGCTTCGGACTGCCCAGGCTGTACGAGCTGGCCGACCCGCTCTCCGGCCTCGTGCTGAACGTCGTACGGCCGGGCATGGAACACCCCTGGCACTTCGACACCAACGAGTACACGGTCAGCATGCTGACCCAGGAGGCGGAGGAGGGCGGCTCCTTCGAGTACTGCCCGAACATCCGGTCCGCCGAGGACGAGCGCTTCGACGACGTCCGGAGCGTCCTGGACGGCAGCGGCACGCCGCAGCCGGAGCGCCTCCCGCTGCGGCCGGGTGACCTGCAGCTCTTCAAGGGCCGCTACTCGCTGCACCGGGTCAGCCCCGTCCGGGGCGGCCTCGCGCGCCACAGCGCGATCTTCGCCTACAGCGAGCGCCCGGGCGTCATCGGGAGCGTGGCACGCACCCGTCAGCTCTTCGGCCGCGCCCTGCCCGAACACCTGGCCGCGGAAGGGCGGGCCGTGCGGGGGGACCGGCTGCTGGACTAG
- a CDS encoding class I SAM-dependent methyltransferase: MRLDASGKVSLDHIYTAPDPRTYFQVLRPLGYRVPQLAKPWFDKIVREYRETEHVAVPHVLDIGCSYGINAALLKYDTTMDELYARYDGSGPASRAGLLERDRDLARSRRPAHPLRFTGLDASTSALAYAREAGFLDATVDADLEANDPTPAQRDLLAGTDLVISTGCIGYVTERTLTRVVRAQDGRLPWMAHFVLRMFPFDPVEKALAELGYRTVRVDEVFKQRRFAGPQEQRGVLDGMAAAGLDTSGLEEDGWLYAQLYLSRPQHAQPS, encoded by the coding sequence TTGCGTCTCGACGCGTCCGGAAAAGTCTCGCTGGACCACATCTACACCGCGCCCGACCCCCGCACCTACTTCCAGGTGCTCCGCCCGCTCGGCTACCGCGTCCCCCAACTCGCCAAGCCCTGGTTCGACAAGATCGTCAGGGAGTACCGGGAGACGGAGCACGTGGCCGTCCCCCATGTGCTGGACATCGGCTGCTCGTACGGGATCAACGCCGCACTGCTCAAGTACGACACCACGATGGACGAGCTGTACGCGCGCTACGACGGCAGCGGCCCCGCCTCCCGCGCCGGCCTGCTGGAGCGCGACCGGGACCTCGCACGCTCCCGCCGCCCCGCGCACCCGCTGCGCTTCACCGGCCTGGACGCCTCCACCAGCGCCCTGGCCTACGCCCGTGAGGCGGGATTCCTCGACGCCACCGTCGACGCCGACCTGGAGGCGAACGACCCCACCCCCGCCCAGCGGGACCTGCTCGCCGGGACGGACCTGGTGATCTCGACGGGGTGCATCGGTTACGTCACCGAGCGCACCCTCACCCGTGTCGTCCGCGCGCAGGACGGCCGACTCCCCTGGATGGCGCACTTCGTCCTGCGGATGTTCCCGTTCGACCCGGTCGAGAAGGCCCTCGCGGAACTGGGCTACCGGACGGTCCGCGTCGACGAGGTCTTCAAACAGCGCCGGTTCGCGGGCCCGCAGGAACAGCGCGGTGTCCTGGACGGCATGGCCGCCGCCGGTCTCGACACGAGCGGGCTGGAGGAGGACGGCTGGCTCTACGCTCAGCTCTACCTCTCCAGACCGCAGCACGCACAGCCCTCTTGA
- a CDS encoding choline/carnitine O-acyltransferase has translation MPLPTLEASCERFLAWCAPLLTPEERAATEAEVTAFLRPDGPGRTLHTALEEYDATEGVHSWLDTFWPYRYLGRRDRIALNANFFFLFQDTGEGQLDRAAGLVAGALHHKRRLDEGLIAPVEQRGVPQSMVQNRYLFSTTRIPGVPLDTVRAPYSEQEPGPSAARHIVVLFRGTMFRLDVIGPDGVPHGLDEIEAGLRAVTKSDVHTAEEDRAGHLTTMARAEWAATRASLVEDHPGNARTLDDIETALFCVCLEDFAPEDTQAACDELLHGDRGNRWFDKAVSFVVFADGRAGINVEHCELDGTTVLSFTDALLGTPPGEHSRGSGARPQGEPVPQPLTFELDASLRTRVRSAAESFAAYGNDTATRTVSFGDFGSTAAKALGVSPDAFVQAVYQLAHQRAKGHLGATYESIATRQYRYGRTEAMRVVTPEMPAFVAAMDDPGAGCDTRRAAFRAAAAAHVARARECQAGEAPEQHLWELELIQRRRGEELGVTEQPALYRSPGWLTMRDDYLSTSSAPSENIQYFGFGSTSSKCIGVAYVLLPDRFNLYLSTPRAVADQMHAFAEHLREAVAELRDLLTD, from the coding sequence GTGCCCCTGCCCACGCTCGAGGCGAGCTGCGAAAGGTTCCTCGCCTGGTGCGCCCCGCTGCTCACCCCGGAGGAAAGGGCGGCGACGGAGGCCGAGGTCACCGCCTTCCTGCGGCCCGACGGCCCAGGCCGGACCCTGCACACGGCACTGGAGGAGTACGACGCGACGGAGGGGGTGCACAGCTGGCTCGACACCTTCTGGCCCTACCGCTACCTCGGCCGCCGGGACCGGATCGCGCTCAACGCCAACTTCTTCTTCCTCTTCCAGGACACCGGTGAGGGACAACTCGACCGCGCCGCCGGGCTCGTCGCGGGCGCGCTCCATCACAAGCGTCGGCTCGACGAAGGGCTGATCGCGCCGGTCGAGCAGCGCGGCGTGCCGCAGTCGATGGTGCAGAACCGGTACCTCTTCTCCACGACCCGCATCCCCGGGGTGCCGCTGGACACGGTGCGCGCCCCGTACAGCGAGCAGGAACCCGGCCCCTCGGCGGCGCGGCACATCGTCGTCCTCTTCCGGGGCACCATGTTCCGGCTGGACGTGATCGGACCGGACGGCGTACCGCACGGCCTCGACGAGATCGAGGCCGGGCTGCGTGCCGTCACCAAGTCCGACGTCCACACGGCCGAGGAGGACCGGGCGGGCCACCTCACCACCATGGCGCGGGCCGAGTGGGCGGCCACCCGCGCGTCCCTCGTCGAGGACCACCCCGGGAACGCCCGGACACTGGACGACATCGAGACCGCCCTCTTCTGCGTGTGCCTGGAGGACTTCGCACCCGAGGACACCCAGGCCGCCTGCGACGAACTGCTCCACGGGGACCGCGGCAACCGCTGGTTCGACAAGGCCGTCTCCTTCGTCGTCTTCGCGGACGGCCGGGCCGGCATCAACGTCGAGCACTGCGAGCTGGACGGGACGACCGTCCTCAGCTTCACCGACGCCCTGCTCGGCACCCCGCCGGGCGAGCACTCCCGCGGGTCCGGGGCGCGCCCCCAGGGCGAGCCGGTGCCGCAGCCGCTGACCTTCGAGCTGGACGCCTCCCTGCGCACGCGGGTGCGCTCGGCAGCCGAGTCCTTCGCCGCGTACGGCAACGACACCGCGACCCGGACCGTGTCGTTCGGCGACTTCGGGAGCACGGCCGCCAAGGCGCTCGGAGTGTCCCCGGACGCCTTCGTCCAGGCCGTCTACCAGCTGGCCCACCAGCGGGCCAAGGGCCACCTGGGAGCGACGTACGAGTCGATCGCGACCCGCCAGTACCGCTACGGGCGCACCGAGGCGATGCGCGTGGTCACCCCCGAGATGCCCGCGTTCGTCGCGGCGATGGACGACCCCGGGGCCGGTTGCGACACCCGCCGCGCCGCGTTCCGGGCCGCCGCCGCAGCCCATGTGGCGCGGGCGAGGGAATGCCAGGCCGGCGAGGCCCCCGAGCAGCACCTCTGGGAGCTGGAACTCATCCAGCGCCGCCGCGGCGAGGAACTCGGCGTGACCGAACAGCCCGCCCTGTACCGGTCCCCGGGCTGGCTCACCATGCGGGACGACTACCTGAGCACCAGCTCGGCGCCGTCCGAGAACATCCAGTACTTCGGCTTCGGCTCCACGAGCAGCAAGTGCATCGGCGTCGCCTACGTCCTGCTCCCGGACCGCTTCAACCTCTACCTGAGCACCCCGCGCGCGGTGGCGGACCAGATGCACGCCTTCGCGGAACACCTCCGAGAGGCGGTAGCGGAACTGCGCGACCTGCTGACGGACTGA
- the glnA gene encoding type I glutamate--ammonia ligase → MFQNADEVQKYIADNDVKFVDVRFCDLPGVMQHFTIPAASFDPAEELAFDGSSIRGFQAIHESDMALRADLSTARVDPFRRDKTVNINFFIHDPITGEQYSRDPRNVAKKAEAYLASTGIADTAFFGPEAEFYVFDNVRFQTSANESFYHIDSEAGAWNTGAVENNRGYKVRYKGGYFPTPPVDHFADLRAEISMELDKNGLQVERQHHEVGTAGQAEINYKFNTLLAAADDLMLFKYIVKNVAWRNGKTATFMPKPIFGDNGSGMHVHQSLWSGGSPLFYDEQGYAGLSDMARYYIGGILKHAPSLLAFTNPTVNSYHRLVPGFEAPVNMVYSQRNRSAAMRIPITGSNPKAKRVEFRAPDPSSNPYLAFSALLMAGLDGVKNKIEPPEPIDKDLYELAPEEHAGVQQVPTSLPAVLDALEADHDYLLAGGVFTPDLIETWIDYKRTNEIAPIQLRPHPHEFELYFDL, encoded by the coding sequence ATGTTCCAGAACGCCGACGAAGTCCAGAAGTACATCGCCGACAACGACGTCAAGTTCGTCGACGTCCGGTTCTGCGACCTGCCGGGTGTGATGCAGCACTTCACGATCCCCGCGGCGTCCTTCGACCCGGCCGAGGAACTGGCATTCGACGGCTCGTCGATCCGCGGCTTCCAGGCCATCCACGAGTCGGACATGGCGCTTCGCGCGGACCTGTCGACGGCGCGTGTCGACCCGTTCCGCCGCGACAAGACCGTGAACATCAACTTCTTCATCCACGACCCGATCACCGGCGAGCAGTACAGCCGTGACCCGCGCAACGTGGCCAAGAAGGCCGAGGCCTACCTCGCCTCGACCGGCATCGCCGACACGGCGTTCTTCGGCCCCGAGGCGGAGTTCTACGTCTTCGACAACGTCCGCTTCCAGACGTCCGCGAACGAGAGCTTCTACCACATCGACTCCGAGGCCGGCGCCTGGAACACCGGTGCGGTCGAGAACAACCGTGGTTACAAGGTCCGCTACAAGGGCGGCTACTTCCCGACGCCGCCGGTGGACCACTTCGCCGACCTGCGCGCCGAGATCTCCATGGAGCTGGACAAGAACGGCCTCCAGGTCGAGCGCCAGCACCACGAGGTCGGCACCGCCGGCCAGGCCGAGATCAACTACAAGTTCAACACGCTGCTCGCCGCGGCCGACGACCTGATGCTCTTCAAGTACATCGTGAAGAACGTCGCCTGGCGCAACGGCAAGACCGCGACCTTCATGCCGAAGCCGATCTTCGGTGACAACGGCTCGGGCATGCACGTCCACCAGTCCCTGTGGTCCGGCGGCTCCCCGCTGTTCTACGACGAGCAGGGCTACGCGGGCCTGTCGGACATGGCGCGCTACTACATCGGCGGCATCCTGAAGCACGCCCCGTCGCTGCTGGCGTTCACCAACCCGACGGTGAACTCCTACCACCGCCTGGTCCCGGGCTTCGAGGCGCCGGTCAACATGGTGTACTCGCAGCGCAACCGCTCCGCCGCGATGCGCATCCCGATCACGGGCTCGAACCCGAAGGCCAAGCGCGTCGAGTTCCGCGCCCCGGACCCGTCGTCCAACCCGTACCTGGCGTTCTCGGCGCTGCTGATGGCCGGCCTGGACGGCGTCAAGAACAAGATCGAGCCGCCGGAGCCGATCGACAAGGACCTGTACGAACTGGCCCCCGAGGAGCACGCGGGCGTCCAGCAGGTCCCGACCTCGCTCCCGGCGGTCCTCGACGCGCTCGAGGCCGACCACGACTACCTCCTGGCCGGCGGCGTCTTCACGCCCGACCTGATCGAGACGTGGATCGACTACAAGCGCACCAACGAGATCGCCCCGATCCAGCTGCGCCCGCACCCGCACGAGTTCGAGCTGTACTTCGACCTCTAG
- a CDS encoding RDD family protein, translating into MDNRQAIGSWLSGPRAAAEEMGADFGHRGERLGLPREGPGSVAPLGRRFGALFIDWAVSMLIAYGLFARGDQQAAGNWALGVFLVMSLLTVGTVGSTPGKRILGLRVIAEDGGRLGVVRVVLRSVLLLLVIPAIVWDRDSRGLHDRLARAVQVRI; encoded by the coding sequence GTGGACAACAGGCAAGCAATCGGATCGTGGCTCTCGGGGCCGCGCGCGGCGGCCGAGGAGATGGGCGCCGACTTCGGTCACCGGGGCGAGCGCCTCGGTCTGCCCCGGGAAGGACCGGGGTCCGTGGCCCCGCTCGGCCGGCGCTTCGGGGCACTCTTCATCGACTGGGCCGTGAGCATGCTGATCGCATACGGGCTGTTCGCTCGCGGTGACCAGCAGGCCGCGGGGAACTGGGCGCTCGGCGTCTTCCTCGTCATGAGCCTGCTGACTGTCGGAACCGTGGGTTCCACGCCGGGCAAGCGGATCCTCGGCCTGCGGGTCATCGCCGAGGACGGCGGGCGGCTCGGTGTCGTACGGGTCGTCCTGCGGAGCGTGCTGCTCCTCCTGGTCATCCCCGCCATCGTCTGGGACCGGGACAGCCGAGGGCTTCACGACAGGCTCGCCCGCGCCGTCCAGGTCCGTATCTGA
- a CDS encoding DUF4191 domain-containing protein, with translation MARKANTEGADSAENAGRLKQIALTYKMTRRSDPKVGLVVAGVGIITFGVLLAIGFLIGHPVYAGILGFVLAFLAMAIIFGRRAERAAFGQMEGQPGAAAAVLDRVGRGWTTTPAVAMNRSQDVVHRAVGKAGIVLVAEGNPNRVKSLLAAEKKRMARIVVDVPVHDIIVGDGEGQVPLKKVRTTMLKLPRVLTGPQVTAANDRLRAMGDLMSNMPLPKGPMPKGMRMPRGGKMR, from the coding sequence ATGGCGAGGAAGGCAAACACTGAAGGCGCGGACAGCGCCGAGAACGCGGGGCGGCTCAAGCAGATCGCCCTGACCTACAAGATGACCAGGCGGTCGGACCCCAAGGTGGGTCTTGTCGTCGCGGGTGTGGGAATCATCACCTTCGGTGTCCTCCTCGCCATCGGTTTCCTGATCGGCCACCCTGTCTACGCGGGAATCCTGGGCTTCGTCCTGGCCTTCCTGGCGATGGCGATCATCTTCGGACGGCGTGCCGAGCGCGCGGCCTTCGGTCAGATGGAGGGCCAGCCGGGCGCGGCCGCGGCGGTGCTGGACCGGGTGGGCCGCGGATGGACCACCACTCCGGCCGTCGCGATGAACCGCAGCCAGGACGTCGTCCACCGGGCGGTCGGCAAGGCGGGCATCGTGCTGGTGGCCGAGGGCAACCCGAACCGTGTGAAGAGCCTGCTGGCGGCCGAGAAGAAGCGGATGGCCCGCATCGTCGTGGACGTACCCGTGCACGACATCATCGTCGGTGACGGCGAGGGCCAGGTGCCGCTGAAGAAGGTGCGCACCACGATGCTGAAGCTTCCGCGGGTCCTCACCGGCCCGCAGGTGACCGCCGCCAACGACCGGCTCCGGGCGATGGGCGACCTGATGAGCAACATGCCGCTGCCCAAGGGTCCGATGCCGAAGGGCATGCGGATGCCGCGCGGCGGAAAGATGCGCTGA
- a CDS encoding SCO2195 family GlnR-regulated protein, producing MHAAPVRANTIPTVATALRAVESLLMSSGQRTARRNAWTAVLEDRRRAQDRVEAEHVLKAVADHRS from the coding sequence ATGCACGCAGCACCGGTACGAGCCAACACCATCCCGACCGTCGCCACCGCGCTCCGCGCGGTCGAGTCGCTGCTGATGAGCAGCGGCCAGCGCACCGCCCGCCGCAACGCCTGGACGGCCGTCCTGGAGGACCGCCGCAGGGCGCAGGACCGGGTCGAGGCGGAGCATGTGCTGAAGGCTGTGGCCGACCACCGTTCCTAG
- the lipA gene encoding lipoyl synthase — MSGVAPDGRKMLRLEVRNSQTPIERKPEWIKTRAKMGPEYTKMQALVKGEGLHTVCQEAGCPNIYECWEDREATFLIGGDQCTRRCDFCQIDTGKPQALDRDEPRRVGESVVTMDLNYATITGVARDDLDDGGAWLYAETVRQIHAQTAGREGGATKVELLIPDFNAEPEQLAEVFSSRPQVLAHNVETVPRIFKRIRPGFRYERSLEVITRAREAGLVTKSNLILGMGETREEVSEALQDLYDAGCELITITQYLRPSARHHPVERWVKPHEFVELKDEADAIGYSGVMSGPLVRSSYRAGRLFQQAMERRGVTAATAQPV; from the coding sequence GTGTCCGGTGTCGCACCCGACGGGCGCAAGATGCTGCGCCTGGAGGTCCGAAACAGCCAGACCCCCATCGAGCGCAAGCCCGAGTGGATCAAAACCCGGGCGAAGATGGGCCCCGAGTACACGAAGATGCAGGCGCTCGTGAAGGGCGAGGGGCTGCACACCGTGTGCCAGGAGGCCGGCTGTCCGAACATCTACGAATGCTGGGAGGACCGCGAGGCGACGTTCCTCATCGGCGGCGACCAGTGCACCCGGCGTTGCGACTTCTGCCAGATCGACACGGGCAAGCCGCAGGCGCTGGACCGTGACGAGCCCCGCCGTGTGGGCGAGTCCGTCGTGACGATGGACCTGAACTACGCCACGATCACCGGAGTCGCGCGCGACGACCTCGACGACGGCGGCGCGTGGCTGTACGCGGAGACCGTGCGCCAGATCCACGCCCAGACCGCCGGGCGGGAGGGCGGCGCCACCAAGGTGGAGCTGCTCATCCCCGACTTCAACGCGGAGCCCGAGCAGCTCGCCGAGGTCTTCTCCTCGCGCCCCCAGGTACTCGCGCACAACGTCGAGACGGTCCCCCGGATCTTCAAGCGGATCCGGCCCGGCTTCCGTTACGAGCGCTCGCTGGAGGTCATCACCCGCGCCCGTGAGGCCGGTCTGGTGACGAAGTCCAACCTGATCCTCGGCATGGGCGAGACCCGCGAGGAGGTCAGCGAGGCGCTCCAGGACCTGTACGACGCGGGTTGCGAGCTCATCACGATTACGCAGTACCTCCGGCCCTCCGCGCGGCACCACCCGGTCGAGCGCTGGGTGAAGCCGCACGAGTTCGTGGAGCTGAAGGACGAGGCCGACGCGATCGGTTACTCGGGCGTCATGTCGGGACCGCTGGTGCGTTCCTCCTACCGTGCGGGCCGCCTGTTCCAGCAGGCGATGGAGCGACGCGGAGTGACCGCCGCGACCGCCCAGCCCGTGTGA
- the lipB gene encoding lipoyl(octanoyl) transferase LipB, producing the protein MSELRFVRLGFGEEAVDYQEAWQKQREVHAARFEDTVPDTCLLLEHPPVYTAGRRTTESERPLDGTPVVDVDRGGKITWHGPGQLVGYPIMKLPRPVDVVAHVRRLEDALIRTAAEFGVETSRVEGRSGVWVLGDPVEDRASLGGLSLDFDPRLHDEEFDPRLDGPEYAPSNAGQRREDRKLAAIGIRVAKGVTMHGFALNVNPDNTWFDRIVPCGIRDAGVTSLSYELGRGITIAEVLPVAEKHLRDVLENADLAPRVVEAAAPEPSRTAAPA; encoded by the coding sequence GTGAGTGAGCTGCGGTTCGTCCGTCTGGGATTCGGCGAGGAAGCGGTCGACTACCAGGAGGCATGGCAGAAGCAGCGCGAGGTGCACGCCGCCCGGTTCGAGGACACCGTCCCCGACACCTGCCTGCTCCTCGAGCACCCGCCCGTCTACACGGCGGGGCGGCGCACCACGGAGAGCGAACGGCCGCTGGACGGCACCCCGGTCGTCGACGTCGACCGCGGCGGGAAGATCACCTGGCACGGCCCGGGACAGCTGGTCGGCTACCCGATCATGAAGCTGCCGCGCCCGGTGGACGTGGTCGCCCATGTCCGCCGTCTGGAGGACGCTCTGATCCGCACGGCCGCCGAGTTCGGTGTGGAGACCAGCCGGGTCGAGGGCCGCAGCGGCGTCTGGGTCCTCGGTGACCCGGTCGAGGACCGCGCCTCGCTCGGAGGGCTCTCGCTGGACTTCGATCCCCGCCTGCACGACGAAGAGTTCGACCCCCGGCTCGACGGCCCCGAGTACGCGCCGTCCAACGCGGGCCAGCGCCGGGAGGACCGCAAGCTGGCCGCGATCGGCATCCGGGTCGCCAAGGGGGTGACCATGCACGGCTTCGCTCTCAACGTGAACCCGGACAACACCTGGTTCGACAGGATCGTGCCGTGCGGCATCCGCGACGCCGGAGTGACCTCACTGTCGTACGAACTGGGCCGTGGGATCACGATCGCCGAGGTCCTCCCGGTGGCCGAGAAGCACCTGAGGGACGTCCTGGAGAACGCGGATCTCGCTCCCCGCGTCGTCGAGGCGGCGGCCCCGGAGCCGTCCAGGACCGCGGCCCCCGCCTGA